A single Loxodonta africana isolate mLoxAfr1 chromosome 24, mLoxAfr1.hap2, whole genome shotgun sequence DNA region contains:
- the ID1 gene encoding DNA-binding protein inhibitor ID-1, giving the protein MKVASGSASAAAGPSCALKAGKAAGGAGEVVRCLSEQSVAISRCAGGAGGRLPALLDEQQVNVLLYDMNGCYSRLKELVPTLPQNRKVSKVEILQHVIDYIWDLQLELDSQSAVGVPGSRGLPARAPLSTLNGEMSALAAEAACVPADDRILCR; this is encoded by the coding sequence ATGAAGGTCGCCAGTGGCAGCGCCTCGGCGGCCGCGGGCCCCAGCTGCGCCCTGAAAGCAGGCAAGGCAGCGGGCGGCGCGGGCGAGGTGGTTCGCTGCCTGTCGGAACAGAGCGTGGCCATCTCGCGCTGCGCCGGCGGCGCTGGGGGGCGCCTCCCCGCCCTGCTGGACGAGCAGCAGGTGAACGTGCTGCTCTACGACATGAACGGCTGCTACTCGCGTCTCAAGGAGCTGGTGCCCACCCTGCCCCAGAACCGCAAGGTGAGCAAGGTGGAGATCCTCCAGCACGTCATCGACTACATCTGGGACCtgcagctggagctggactcgcAGTCCGCCGTCGGGGTCCCCGGAAGTCGGGGTCTGCCCGCCCGGGCTCCGCTCAGCACCCTCAACGGCGAGATGAGCGCCCTGGCGGCCGAG